In Planctomycetaceae bacterium, the following are encoded in one genomic region:
- a CDS encoding DUF1549 domain-containing protein, with amino-acid sequence MRHSAAVIFTLIATNPTCWPSVNAEQKTAEVKPTAAVASDAAEPDVSDAGSQSEPTQAMELAEWIDFSFQKQWDAEHLAAPAIVDDAVFLRRLYLDLLGTIPSVGQAREFLDSGDEFKRGRLVDELLTDRRMAQNFGRVWRRVMVPTGSVNEPMGAGLEPWLTEQFAENVPYDVFARTLLTVSSQDATADGAGNSASALMFYQAAGGSPEAAADSVTRVFLGVRLGCAKCHDHPFADWKQADFWGMAAFFSGVQNGSVADTGRARIRPEGSDQEYLGRFLWSEDEARIPGGRDAREVLAEWLTSPENPNFAATAVNRVWQHLCGRTLAGQVDDLDEVAAEERAIVLDEFGERFVSLGYDLRYLIAGICKSRVYQRTTTAPASGDAAVAEVRPLKTLSPEQVFDCLEQALMLPVGIDDNAARYNGQRASMVQRLNEAFSDSPEEFSSGIPQALMMMNGAVTSDATNLDRSRTLRAVADAPFLAEEQKLETLFFAALTRKPTDRERGVLLKHLQGAADPAEKKQVLADIFWALLNSPEFVLNR; translated from the coding sequence ATGAGACACTCCGCTGCTGTCATTTTCACATTGATCGCGACGAATCCGACGTGCTGGCCGTCGGTGAATGCCGAGCAGAAGACGGCTGAGGTGAAGCCAACTGCAGCCGTGGCGTCCGATGCCGCCGAACCCGACGTGTCAGACGCAGGCAGCCAAAGCGAACCGACGCAGGCAATGGAGCTTGCGGAATGGATCGACTTCAGCTTTCAGAAGCAATGGGATGCCGAGCACCTGGCGGCTCCCGCAATCGTGGACGACGCTGTCTTTCTGCGCCGGCTGTATCTGGACCTGCTGGGGACGATACCGTCCGTCGGACAGGCTCGCGAGTTTCTGGACAGCGGTGACGAATTCAAGCGCGGGCGGCTGGTTGACGAACTGCTGACCGACCGGCGCATGGCTCAGAATTTTGGCCGCGTGTGGCGACGCGTGATGGTGCCCACCGGCAGCGTTAACGAACCAATGGGCGCGGGTCTGGAACCGTGGCTGACCGAACAATTCGCGGAAAACGTGCCCTACGACGTTTTCGCGCGGACGCTGCTGACGGTCAGTTCGCAGGACGCCACCGCAGACGGCGCGGGCAATTCTGCGTCGGCGTTGATGTTCTATCAGGCGGCCGGCGGTTCTCCGGAGGCTGCCGCGGATTCGGTCACGAGAGTCTTTCTGGGAGTCCGGCTCGGTTGCGCGAAATGCCACGACCACCCGTTCGCCGACTGGAAGCAGGCAGATTTCTGGGGGATGGCGGCCTTTTTTTCGGGCGTTCAGAATGGCAGCGTGGCAGATACCGGTCGTGCCCGGATTCGCCCGGAAGGCAGCGATCAGGAATACCTTGGCCGGTTCCTGTGGTCGGAAGACGAGGCCCGCATTCCCGGCGGTCGTGACGCGCGCGAGGTTCTGGCGGAATGGCTGACGTCGCCGGAAAATCCCAACTTCGCGGCCACCGCCGTCAATCGAGTCTGGCAGCATCTGTGTGGTCGAACTCTGGCGGGACAGGTTGACGATCTGGACGAAGTTGCGGCCGAAGAACGAGCGATTGTGCTGGATGAATTCGGCGAACGGTTCGTCAGCCTGGGTTACGACCTGCGATACCTGATTGCCGGGATCTGCAAAAGCCGCGTCTACCAGCGAACCACAACGGCTCCGGCATCCGGTGACGCTGCCGTCGCCGAAGTGCGCCCGCTGAAAACGCTGTCGCCCGAACAAGTCTTTGATTGTCTGGAACAGGCGCTGATGCTTCCCGTGGGGATCGATGACAACGCGGCTCGCTACAACGGACAGCGCGCCTCCATGGTGCAGCGGCTGAATGAGGCGTTCAGCGATTCGCCGGAAGAGTTCAGTTCCGGAATCCCGCAGGCTCTGATGATGATGAACGGAGCCGTGACGTCGGACGCAACGAACCTGGATCGCAGCCGGACTCTGAGAGCCGTCGCCGACGCTCCATTTCTTGCGGAAGAACAAAAGCTGGAAACGCTGTTTTTCGCGGCGTTAACCAGAAAACCCACCGATCGTGAACGCGGCGTGCTGCTGAAGCATTTGCAGGGAGCGGCAGATCCGGCGGAAAAAAAACAGGTGCTGGCGGACATTTTCTGGGCTTTGTTAAACAGTCCGGAGTTCGTTTTGAATCGGTAG